From Heliomicrobium gestii, one genomic window encodes:
- a CDS encoding AzlD domain-containing protein, protein MNPIEPASSASALHTAPWALFSLVLAMGLVTYLPRMLPLALLRHMKLPPLAHRFLRFIPFAALGALIFPGILSSTGSDQVAAATAGGITAVLLALFEMNLILVVAGGIAGAFLWVQLML, encoded by the coding sequence ATCCTATCGAGCCGGCAAGTTCCGCTAGTGCGCTTCATACTGCTCCCTGGGCGCTCTTCAGCCTTGTGCTGGCCATGGGCCTTGTCACCTATCTCCCGCGCATGCTGCCTCTGGCATTGCTCCGTCACATGAAATTGCCGCCCTTGGCCCATCGCTTCCTCCGCTTCATCCCTTTTGCCGCTCTGGGCGCGTTGATATTCCCCGGCATCCTCTCCTCCACCGGCTCGGATCAAGTCGCGGCTGCAACAGCCGGCGGCATCACAGCGGTCCTGCTGGCCCTGTTCGAGATGAACCTGATTCTCGTCGTCGCCGGCGGGATCGCAGGGGCTTTCCTGTGGGTTCAACTGATGCTGTAG